Part of the Pieris brassicae chromosome 11, ilPieBrab1.1, whole genome shotgun sequence genome, ATCTATGCTTGTACAAATAAAGGTATATACTTcacaaatattcatattattggCCCTGACGCCTGATagtaaaatcaataatatgtCAGATGTAATGATTGCCTCTAATCGTTAATATGgactatgttattttttatttcagttactCATCTTCACAGCCTGCGATCGTCTCCTGGTTTCACGTGGACGATTGACCTGCCTTTACTCACTCATGTTCTACAACGTGATCACCTACTCCGTCAACTACATACGAGAAATATGCACCAAGGAAGACTGGACTCCCTACGTCAATGTCACGCGTCATTCCCAAGTTAAGCACCTCGCGATGTCCGCCACAAAGATTGTTCTCGAATGGACCAAAGCTGTCACCTTTATTGTTACAATGACTTTCATACTCCTGACTCTGGGTCTAGAGCAGGGTTTGGAGCATTACAGACCCACTCTAGTATATACCCTAATAACTGGTATTTATTACCTATTAACAGAAAAGACATTCCTCGAGTTATGGCCATCAGCTCTTAGTGCTCTCAAGTTGGAGAGACTGGAAGGTATGGAGACCTTATATTGTGGGGTTTGGGCTAGGAGCGTTACTACTTTTATTGCTGTACCATTAGTTCCAGCTTTAGCTTGGGGCGAGCGTTGGAGGTTGGCACTTCTAGTCGCTTACGTATGCGTATACATTCATGGACGATATAAGCTTGGAGAGGCGTTGATTAAGTTTAACGAAGCTTGTGATTCGTTAGCCAGGTTTCGAAAGGCGACGCCAGAAGAATTATCCACTTTGGAAGATGTATGTGCGGTGTGCCTTGGGGCCATGAAGTCGGCTCGAGTGACACCCTGCGCTCACTTCTTCCATGCTGACTGCTTAAGGCGATGCTTGGCTGCGATAGACAGATGCCCGATATGTGTAAGGCCGTATGTATTCTGTTGATCAAAGTCGGTTAATGGATTTTTAAGACTGCTTGGCTTAGACGTGATTCTAAGTTTACTTAACAGTATTATATGGGATTGTAAGAGGTGGATTTAACtgttgtaaatatattgtttcattattagaAACGCTATATTTCTAACAAATTTCAGTACTAGCCTAagtatttctaaaatacattaattgtataaattcaTATGCTTAAATTCTTTGCGTCATCGTCACAACAATAGCAAACATTACTGTGTTTCAAACTAATAttcatgtttattataaataaaaactacgaAAGTAACTATGTCTTTTTATTGCATCTTGTATATCATAATGAAGTAaagtttatacaaatatagtgTTAGGAAGGATCTTGTTACTGCTTTAGTATATTCTCTAAAGACCACGTTACCAAATTTCCACGTAGTTCAACAGATTTCAAATAGGTGGCAGTATCTTCAAAATTTTCTTCCACAGATTAATATTGATGAGCAGCATTACGTAAGCTGTGGATTATTAAAGACACAATTATATATTGCTATCTCTTTTGCTCTCATGTTCTTCATACAGTTTCATACGCTAGTCTTGCTTGCTGCAGGAAATTGAACTTAAATGTTGAGTAACAAGGGCTAAATCATTTTCTACTAAAGCTGAATAACTGGATTCAGGAATTGAGCACTCGCTGGCTGATTCAGTCACCCACAGCAGCGCACAGCAGTAACCGCAAAACatttcacattatttttattatcaattttttataaataatttcgcGTTATCACTTTTAGAATGAGaatgtaagttattttatatggaaTGCACTTTATCAGTGGATGGattgaatattattgataaaaggtatgttattgtatttttttgttaagttaaaaaaCTTCAGTAACAATTACATGACATTTATCCTCCAGTTTCCTACAAGACCTAACTATGACCATGATTTTGAGGTTCTGTGTTCGATGCCGttgaaacaattgtttatCTGTCTAATCGGTTTCTATAACAAAAATCAActtaacaaattatatgtttgtaggcgtattatcattaaaatattaattattcttttgCATACCCGCATTACAATGTCAAACTGTTATTgctaaaatatctattattttgctgtatttccataaaaataattagactTCTTAAgtgttcatatattttaatagtttttcttccaatgttattaatatacacaTTCTTGAGATGCGTTGTCATGGAGTTTTTCTCTTTTCTATTATATCATCTTACTTACTTTGTTACTATAATACCCTTGAATATCTTAATTGTCGAGCTTTCGTGGCGTCATTTTATAaggataataattaaatgttacattAATTCATTCAACTATATTTGATCACGATTAAAATTTGATCTTATTATCGTATTTCGTTTTGCTATTGcagtaaatcttttttaatctTGTTTATAGATAACTACCAAGATTATAGCAGGCTGAACACTGTAAAAAAACcttaattattctttattaaaagtgtattagtaattttatattttttttaatacaataaatcctATTCAATATAAACGAAaaattatgacatatttactcAAGAGTCCCAGTGCTTTTCAGTAATTGTGGACAGCGAGAGTCCCTAAACCTGTTTTTGAAACTGTTATTAGCAAAATCTCGTTACCATACCGATATATACGGTATGTTTCACATTCttacagatttttatattctctTATTCAGTCCTGCATCTTCTTATTACTTGTGTTAGGCACAATCTGTTTAATCACATAAATGTACTAACTTTAAGGTGACTAcgagttattaaaacattttattctcattcaaaaaattaagtgtatctgaatttttttaacaccTTCAAAATGcactaaaaagtatatttatgtttaattgtatttattggtgtaaaagaaataaatttaaaaattgtcaattaatatatttatataaaatatgaccCCAATTAGGCTATATTTCGGAAGTCACGCCTCCTCCTATTCATCCTGAATCTAAAACGGTTTTAGAGATAAATTAAGAAACTATCAAAGCCTCTTATCACGATGCCGCGGCGCGAGTTTTGAATTAGAGATACAGATTGGTCCACGGTCGGAAAAGCTACgtttatacacaaaaaattcACATTAACGTCGATTTTTTAACTCACTTGAAAGTGTTACCGCGCCTCACCTACAAACGCATAGCTTATCGGAAACCAATGACAAACTGATAAGGATATTAGTACTTATATGAGAGTATGTTTTAAATCGAAagtgaataatataattccaACTTTCTATATGTATAACTCTTGTTTATCGTGAGTTGTGTACAAGTAGGTTGGTAGATGGCCATGCATGCCACAATTCACAAACACAATACCGAATGTGAAATTACGTCATTCAGTTGACGAGATTATgagttgaatttaattatagacTATGATGGAGTTACGAGATCAACTACCTCAATCCAATACAATGTATATTAAGAggtttttgtgtatttgtgCCGTATAGTGAAATGTGTATGAAATATGGAATATAACCGACTTTTATACCGCGAAGAAGGATTACAAATGGACCTTTTTTCTACAACCGATCATTATGAATaattcagtggcgctacaacctcatgtgggtcttggcctcagatttcatgtttgtttttgtttccgGCCTATATAAGCGGCTATTG contains:
- the LOC123716088 gene encoding uncharacterized protein LOC123716088 encodes the protein MGMISRVRGRIRSDSFSKIQMKSEDKIANIVWLISLVMLLPYWAPRGLLVALGGAWLMAAYTCFVVPILISANYRYPARWYPAVVKIARKIIRRLRGPLERVLFVFRAAYSPIDRAERIFLQLNNLSTMISQLLIFTACDRLLVSRGRLTCLYSLMFYNVITYSVNYIREICTKEDWTPYVNVTRHSQVKHLAMSATKIVLEWTKAVTFIVTMTFILLTLGLEQGLEHYRPTLVYTLITGIYYLLTEKTFLELWPSALSALKLERLEGMETLYCGVWARSVTTFIAVPLVPALAWGERWRLALLVAYVCVYIHGRYKLGEALIKFNEACDSLARFRKATPEELSTLEDVCAVCLGAMKSARVTPCAHFFHADCLRRCLAAIDRCPICVRPYVFC